The Populus alba chromosome 6, ASM523922v2, whole genome shotgun sequence genome contains a region encoding:
- the LOC118030839 gene encoding uncharacterized protein, protein MASSSSSSPHQTRVPFPSDPGGKPLDHDVPIHVVTEPSQLPVEFLNPSAAKELIIGFDCEGVNLCRHGALCIMQLAFPDAIYLVDAIEGGESLIKACKPALESSYITKVIHDCKRDSEALYFQFGIKLHNVVDTQIAYSLIEEQEGRTRLPGDYISFVGLLADPRYCGISYLEKEEVRVLLRQDPMFWTYRPLSEMMIRAAADDVRFLLCIYYKMMEKLNERSLWYLAVRGALYSRCFCINENNYADWPDIPPIPDNLTIEDNAPEEEILYVLDVPPGKMGRVIGRRGASILSIKQSCNAEIFFGGAKGPPDKAFIIGPVKQVRKAEAMLKGKMVDIY, encoded by the exons AtggcttcctcttcttcttcctctcctcATCAGACTCGCGTTCCTTTCCCTTCCGACCCAG GTGGTAAACCACTAGATCATGATGTTCCGATCCATGTTGTCACCGAACCTTCTCAACTTCCGGTCGAGTTCCTTAACCCTTCTGCCGCAAAGGAATTGATCATTGGTTTTGACTGTGAGGGTGTTAATCTTTGTCGTCATGGAGCTCTCTGTATTATGCAG CTTGCATTCCCGGATGCTATCTACTTGGTTGATGCCATTGAGGGTGGAGAGTCGCTTATCAAAGCGTGTAAGCCTGCACTCGAGTCGAGCTACATCACAAAAGTTATTCACGATTGCAAACGGGATAGTGAG gcattatattttcaatttggcATCAAGTTGCACAATGTTGTTGATACCCAG ATTGCTTATTCTCTGATAGAGGAGCAAGAAGGACGGACTAGATTGCCAGGGGACTATATATCATTTGTTGGCCTCCTTGCAGATCCACGCTATTGTG GCATATCTTATCTGGAGAAGGAAGAGGTTCGTGTTCTCCTTCGACAG GATCCTATGTTCTGGACATACAGGCCATTATCCGAAATGATGATCCGTGCAGCTGCAGATGATGttcgttttcttctctgcatCTATTATAAGATGATGGAAAAGCTGAACGAAAGATCGTTATGGTATCTTGCAGTTCGTGGAGCATTGTATTCTCGATGTTTCTGCATTAATGAGAATAATTATGCTGATTGGCCCGATATCCCTCCTATTCCAG ATAACCTCACCATTGAGGACAATGCCCCCGAGGAGGAAATCCTTTATGTTCTTGATGTTCCCCCGGGAAAGATGGGACGTGTTATTGGAAGACGAGGAGCTTCCATTTTGTCAATAAAGCAATCTTGCAA TGCGGAAATTTTCTTTGGAGGTGCGAAGGGTCCACCTGACAAG GCATTCATAATAGGACCAGTGAAACAGGTGAGGAAAGCAGAAGCCATGCTGAAGGGGAAAATGGTGGATATTTACTAG
- the LOC118030838 gene encoding clathrin interactor EPSIN 1: protein MDFIKVFDQTVREIKREVNLKVLKVPEIEQKVLDATDDAPWGPHGSAMAEIAQATKKFTECQMIMNVLWTRLGETGKDWRLVYKALTVIEYLVAHGSDRAVDDIIEHTFQISSLTSFEYVEPNGKDSGLNVRKKAETIVSLLNNKDKIYEVRSKAAANRDKYVGLSSSGISYKSSTASFGSSSSSFQSRDRYGGGLSGTGDEDSYDSFKQEKSRKDSYTKSHRRGTSDDQDSTLKKGSAGFGSKDQDNMSSRASKSSANLSASDKKNSVSSNYDDDDFDPRGTSSTKSASQTSNQVDLFGESLIGDLMDAPTSVPTEALVMNGNSAEVDLFADAAFVSAPPQAGKEASSQTQTKVDLFTSQPANPSAVPSTFDLFSSDEPVAQPGIKTPKSEPPNTNIFDPFAAVPMNNFDGSDLFGVFTSSSNPASSEPTQSPIKDGSLNNLDGKSLASSNPPQKEGFQVKSGIWADSLSRGLIDLNISAPKKVSLVDVGVVGDLTDGLDEREKGPPTSFYMGRAMGMGSGLGKSGLTSSQPQATGGDDFFASLGGQQYHFGNFK, encoded by the exons ATGGATTTCATCAAAGTCTTTGATCAAACAGTCCGCGAAAT AAAGAGAGAGGTCAATCTCAAGGTCTTGAAGGTTCCTGAAATCGAACAAAAG GTGTTGGATGCCACTGATGATGCACCTTGGGGTCCACATGGCTCTGCAATGGCTGAGATCGCGCAAGCTACTAAAAAATT CACCGAATGTCAAATGATCATGAATGTCCTGTGGACGAGGTTAGGTGAGACGGGCAAGGATTGGCGTCTTGTTTACAAG GCATTGACTGTCATAGAATATTTGGTGGCACATGGATCTGATCGTGCTGTTGATGACATAATAGAACACACATTCCAGATATCA TCCCTCACAAGTTTCGAATATGTTGAGCCAAATGGAAAGGACTCAGGACTTAATGTGAGGAAGAAGGCCGAAACTATTGTATCCCTTTTGAACAATAAGGATAAAATATACGAAGTCAGAAGTAAGGCTGCTGCTAACCGTGATAA GTATGTTGGTCTTTCATCTAGTGGAATATCTTATAAGTCAAGCACAGCCTCATTtggtagcagcagcagcagcttccAAAGTAGAGATCGGTATGGAGGTGGCTTAAGTGGTACAGGAGATGAAGATAGCTATGATAgttttaaacaagaaaagagtCGAAAGGATTCCTACACGAAGTCACATCGAAGGGGTACAAGTGATGATCAAGACAGCACCTTGAAAAAGGGTTCTGCAGGCTTTGGAAg CAAGGATCAAGATAATATGTCTTCTCGTGCATCAAAGTCATCTGCTAACCTAAGTGCCTCTGATAAGAAAAACTCAGTTTCAAGTAATTATGATGACGATGATTTTGATCCCCGAGGAACCTCCAGCACTA AGTCTGCTTCTCAAACCTCAAACCaagttgatttgtttggagAAAGTTTGATTGGTGATCTCATGGATGCACCTACATCTGTTCCTACAGAAGCTTTAGTCATGAATGGGAATTCTGCAGAGGTTGATCTGTTTGCTGACGCGGCTTTTGTATCAGCACCTCCCCAAGCTGGAAAGGAAGCAAGTTCACAGACTCAG ACAAAGGTCGATCTGTTCACTTCCCAACCTGCCAACCCTTCTGCAGTTCCTTCTACATTTGACTTATTTTCTAGTGATGAACCTGTCGCACAACCCGGGATCAAGACTCCAAAATCTGAACCTCCAAATACCAATATCTTTGACCCATTTGCTGCAGTTCCAATGAACAATTTTGATGGATCTGATCTTTTTGGTGTATTCACTTCTAGTTCTAATCCAGCTTCTTCAGAACCAACTCAAAGTCCTATTAAAGATGGCAGCCTTAACAATTTGGATGGGAAGTCTTTGGCAAGCTCCAATCCTCCACAGAAGGAGGGTTTCCAGGTGAAGTCTGGAATATGGGCAGATTCGCTTAGCCGTGGACTGATTGATCTTAATATATCTGCTC CCAAGAAGGTGTCTCTTGTAGATGTTGGTGTCGTGGGTGATCTTACTGATGGATTAGATGAAAGGGAAAAGGGACCTCCAACTTCATTCTATATGGGAAGAGCGATGGGCATGGGATCTGGCCTTGGTAAATCCGGGTTAACGTCTTCACAGCCACAAGCAACCGGCGGAGATGATTTCTTCGCAAGCCTTGGTGGCCAACAATACCACTTTggtaattttaagtaa